gttgagaacgacagggtgttgtccaggatcacgccaaggttcttagcgctctgggaggaggacacaatggagttgtcaaccgtgatggcgagatcatggaacgggcagtccttccccgggaggaagagcagctccgtcttgacgaagttcagcttgaggtggtgatccgtcatccacactgttGTTATTACTGTTTGCTCTGAAGAGTGCAGAAATGCCGATATGCCAGCATTAAGCCTTGTCCGTCTTTAATGAAAGAGATAGATCAGCATTTATAGGGAGCATGTACATTTTGTTGCTGTCTTCGTTTTCAATGGTTTATTACAAGAGCTAACCTTGTACTGTATGCATGGACACAAGGCTCTGCCTGACACTGTTGTGGCAGTACATACGGTTATAGAGACATCAGTGGATTAAAAACGCTCTGTGATCATTCTGATGGTAGTGGTTTGGTCACCTGTGCTTGCTCTTTGTAGGAATGGAGTTGAAAGTGAGGATACTGTTATCTTTAAAACACAAATGTTTGACATTTATGTGTTTGCAAAGTAGTACTCGGAAATTATGAACAGGGGCTCATTTGTGGGACTGTGTTCCCGGTGCATTGGTGCAGCTGTGCTTCAGTGGTTTCCCTACAGTGTCCACAAGGTGCAGCACCTTGATGTGCAGCATAAAGAAGATTGCGTCCAGTGGCTAACTCCATCTAAATCTCTCTCTGGTAAAAATGCATTTCTGGCCTGTTCCCATTCCAGTCCTAAGACCAGTATTTTGCATCTCATTGATTTAtcctcccctgctccctctctcagctCCTGCTTAAACTCTCTCCAATAAGATGTGCACACTCACCAGTTATGAACTCTACCTCTATTCGTATTTTTTACAGCCTCACACTCACCAGTTATGAACTCTAAGATTTTTTACTGCCTCACACTCACCAGTTATGAACTCTACCTCTATTCGTATTTTTTACTGCCTCACACTCACCAGTTATGAACTCTACCTCTATTCGTATTTTTTACTGCCTCACACTCACCAGTTATGAACTCTACCTCTATTCGTATTTTTTACTGCCTCACACTCACCAGTTATGAACTCTACCTCTATTCGTATTTTTTACTGCCTCACACTCACCAGTTATGAACTCTACCTCTATTCGTATTTTTTACTGCCTCACACTCACCAGCTATGAACTCTACCTTTAACTCTACCTCTTTATAAGGAAAAATAATTAGGGCACTATGTCTACCTCCACTATTCATCTTGTTTAAGGTCCCTTAATAAACTTAATTGAAATATCAGTTTGTTGAATTAGAACCACAATGTGAGGTTTCTTTTTGAATCCAGTGTTATGTTGGCTGTGTGAATGGGGAGATAGACACAGGCAGCGCCACACAGGGCAGGGCAGACTCCTTCACTCTAAGTGCTGCTGGTCATATTCCAGCCATCAGTGGATGTGGATCAATGCCTGGTTTACAGCTTTACATCATCCTTGAAATGCCTGGGAAAACAAGGAAACGCTCAGACCGTCAATTAGAAACTATTAGTAAAAAAAACACATAATCTCTCCGGTCTCGCcctactcccctctctcatcttcctctctcgctcCAACTGGAGAATGCACTAGAGGGATAATTCCTTTCTTGATGGACCTGTAGGACATACTTACCCAAAAAGGGAGACACAGGGGGTTCAGCCCTTAACTGGTGCAGAGTGTGTACTAAGGAAGATACTTCACAGAGGATGGAGATATTTGGGAGATGAGGAATCAAGTGGTATATGTTTGTTTTCAACTCAATACCATGCACTGGACATGGATTTAGAGGGACTTTTTGAAGACAAGAAGATATTATCATCAAACTCACCTTTTTGCTTTTGCTGGATATCAAGGGGTTAAATGAAGGGCACCTGGAACAGAGTGACTGTTAATGGATCTCTACCTTCACTGGATCTTCACCGTCTTCATCACGAGGAGCATCGTCACCTGAGAGTTCACTTCCTTTAACACTGAGTGTGGGTGGGAAAATGGGGGGAGTAAAGTGTGACCAATAGATTTCAGGGTTCGCAGCTATTTTTCAGACATCTTGTTCAATTGTTTGTTTTGATGTTTTCTTAGACACACACATCCAGCAGCAAATATTTGTTAAGTTGTGGAAAACGCATCCAATATGTTCAGAGCTGGCCAATAGCAAGCTGATAAAGGTTCTTATTCAAACAAGTCAGCCATGGTGCTGGAAGGCATGGAACTGATTGCAATTACTGTAGTCATTGGCCTGTTTTTTGTAGTGTTCAAGCAGTTTGGTGTCTGGGAGCCCTTGACATTAGATGGTAAGTAACAAGGAGAGACTCTATAGTGCCCTGTTCTTTTCAAGGCCATTATATTCCTCACAGATAGACAGAAGCTTCTTGTACTGTGTTGGTGATAGTTGAAGATATACATGGATTTCAGTGTTGTCACTTTATGAGAGAAGACGGGTTTCCACTGCAACTCTAGATAAACTGCCTCAAGACAACGAAGGTTTCATGTCTTATTACTGGTTTATAGAGAAAGAAATGACTTAAACCAAAATACTGTGACTGTCTGGCTTAATCTGATTGTATGTGTTCCCCCCTTCTCACTTCCCTACACTTCAATTtctcccctgtcttcctctccccatTCCTCGCTCTGTTTGTTTGTATTTCATAGAtggtgagcacacacacagtagtaacTCCCTGTATTCGTCATTTCCTTTTGTCATTCATTCATCATCCTCTCCCACTTTATTGTTCACATGTCCACCTTCTTTTTGCCAAAATATTGTACACCATTTTCATCAAATCCACATTCTTCCCtccctttcacctttcacctctccccttctcccgaCTCTCCTTCATTTCCCtgggttctcctcctctctctctctttccctctcctctctcaaacAGAGAGTAGCGACTGTGAATTGGAGCTTTCTACTGTTCGTCACCAGCCTGAAGGCTTGGAACAGCTCCAGGTCCAGACCCAGTTCACCAAGAAGGAGTTGCAGTCACTCTACAGAGGCTTTAAAAACGTGCGACTGGGACTTGGCTGGGCGTAGAGCACCGAGTGGGAGTGGGATAGAGGTTAAACACACACTGTCAGGGACTTGAAGGACTGCAAAGATATCATCTTACAATATGTTTGATACACTCGCATAGCTACACACATTTATTTACACAGATATTTACACTCACTCACTACGAGCTGTTACACATATATTAGCCGATAACAAACCGTTAGATATATCTATTTTCATAGATATTTAACTACATTTATAAATACATACAGCGCATACAAGTTAAGCACTTAGTACttattaaatgtattttaatttcCCTCTGAACAGGAGTGTCCCAGCGGGCTGGTGGATGAGGAGACTTTCAAGAACATCTACTCACAGTTCTTCCCCCAGGGAGGTAGGAGTCTGCCCTCAAGTGATGTAAGGGAGGCACAATGGAATAGTACTGCAGATAGGTAGTACTGCAGATAGGTGGGAGACTCCCTTTCAACTGCTGCTACGTTGTCAGCTCTTTCAATGGGCTGTGATTTAACAGAGAGCATTATCATACTGTTTTGTAATCAACATTTGATAAGAAATTGAAGATTCTGACAACTCGGAACCTCACCTATTGATTTATATATGCTATAAAGACTGACCCATTTCACCCAGAGCGACCGTCAAAGTGGATAAAAGTGGAAAGAGAATAAATAACCAGCTGTCACCCACTGTATACCTGCCTAATGTGAACTACATTATCGGTATCCCTTCTCAGATGCCACCACATATGCACATTTCCTGTTCAACGCATTTGACATGGACAGAAATGGCTCTATCCGTTTCGAGGTAAGCAAAGCTCCTCTTAAATTAGGTCAGTTGTCCTCCGCGTATAAAACCTTCTAGAACAATCAACGTTTGCCATCCCGATAACATGCTCAATCTAAAAAACAAATTGCCTTCAGTAGATGAAATACTTCGACAGTCAGTAAGGTTTTCTATGTTTTTTTGCAGGACTTTGTGATTGGACTATCTGTACTGCTCAGAGGTTCAGAAACAGAGAAACTCCGGTGGGCCTTCAATCTGTATGATATCAACAAGGATGGCTACATCACCAAGGAGGTACAGTGTAAGGTCGTGCATTTCCTGTTTGTTGCATAGAGATGCTCTTCTGCTAGACATAACACTCCAAGACCTGGCGCTGACTcatgactgtatgtgtgtgcgtgtgcgtgtgtgtgcgtgtgtgtgtgtgtgtgtgtgtgtgtgtgtgtgtgtgtgtgtgtgtgtgtgtgtgtgtgtgtgtgtgtgtgtgtgtgtgtgtgtgtgtgtgtgtgtgtgtgtgtgtgtgtgtgtgtgtgtgtgtgtgtgtgtgtgtgtgtgtgtgtgtgtgtgtgtgtgtgtgtacaggagaTGTTGGCCATAATGACGTCCATCTATGACATGATGGGCAGGTATACCTCTCCTAGTGTACGAGATATTGATCCATCTGAGCATGTGGACAAGTTCTTTCAGGTACATAAGCCCCCAGTGTATGACCCCCTCCCATCTCACCCCATGTCTAACATTTTACCTCGATTAACACCTTCTGTCCTTATGTTTGTGTTGTTTCTGTCCTAAAGATGTATTTTTTGGCTATTGTGTAATAAGAACTCTCGTCTGTTTGAGTTTTCCCAACCTAAAAGCTTAACATTTTGTTACTGTGGAAGCGCACAaccggcccagcgtcgtccgggttagggtttggccggggtaggccgtcattgtaaataagaatttgttcttaactgacttgcctagttaaataaaggttaaataaaatacaaaaactgTAGTTCTGTATGTAATCGTATGAGATATTTAATGGCTTAGCTTTTTCAGAAAATGGATCGGAACAGAGACGGGGTGGTGACCATTGATGAGTTCATAGAGACTTGTCAGAAGGTAAACACATCCTCCACAATCTTTACTGATGAAAAGATGTACTGTACATCATGTTAGAATGCCCAGACAAGCCACATGCTATTACATGGCTTTAACTCGCCTGGCTAACATTCCAGGTATTCCTGTAGCTGGCAGACAGCAGGTTAACTGACAGGTTTGTCTTACAGAACCTGTTCATGTCAGAGGAACACAAAGCATATGAAGAGCTAAGAACAGTTCTGCCATAAGTAGTGTTCAATTGACATTGTGTCCTAAGCAACTGATTTCTCAACTTTTCATTTCTCTCACCAGGATGAAAATATCATGGCCTCCATGCAGCTCTTTGAGAACGTCATCTAGGTCTAGGAACGGAAGGAGAACATGGATAGAAGTATAAGTCCTGAAGACCTTTTATTGCTTCCGATACCAGACCCTACAAGCCCCTCTACACTTTAACCCCTCACCGTTTGATAATAGAAAAATATTCACACACATCGAGATGAGGACAGTAAACATTTGGCAGGGAGCATAGGGAAATGACATTTTAAACGTTTGATTCCACTACGTACTGTATATGGTAAAATAATCCCTTCAATGGTTCTATTgacagtagaggtcgaccgattatgatttttcgatgccgattattggaggaccgaaaaagccgataccgattaatcgggcaatttaaaaaaaactttttggtaataatgacaattacaacaatactgaatgaacatttattttaacttaatataatacatcaataaaatcaatttagcctaaaatcaataatgaaacatgttcaatttggtttaaataatgcaaaaacaaagtgttggagaagaaagtaaaagtgcaatatgtgtcatgtaagaaagctaacgtttaagttccttgctcagagcatgagaacatatgaaagctggtggttccttttaacatgagtcttcaatattcccaagtaagaagttttaggttgtagttattctaggaattataggactatttctctctatacgatttgtatttcatatacttttgactattggatgttctaatcgGCACTTTAGtatgccagtgtaacagtatattttccatccctctcctcgctcctacctgggctcgaaccagggacacatcgacaacagccaccctcgaagcagcgttacccaagcagagcaaggggaacaactactccaagtctcagagcgagtgatgtttgaaacgctattagcacgcaacctgctaactagctagccatttcacatcggttacaccagcctaatcttgggagttgataggcttgaagtcataaacgctGCTtgcaaacgcacgaaagtgctgtttgaatgaatgcttatgagcctgtttgtgcctaccatcgctcagtcagactgctctatcaaatcatagacttagttttaacatgataacacagaaatacgagccttaggtcattaatatggtcaaatccggaaactgtCATCTCGAagacaagacgtttattctttcagtgaaatacggaaccgttccgtattttatctaatgggtggcatccataagtctaaatattcctgttacattgcacaaccttcaatgttacgtaaaattctggcaaattagttcgcaacgagccaggcggcccaaactgttgcatataccctgactctgcgtgcaatgaacgcaagagaagtgacacaatttgaCCTGtataatattgcctgctaacctggatttcttttagctaaacataaaggtttaaaaatatatacttctgagtattgattttaagaaaggcattgatgtttatggttaggtacggTCGTGCAACGATTTTGCTTTTTTCgtaaatgcgcttttgttaaaacATCCCttgtttggcgaagttggctgtctttgttaggaagaaatagtcttcacacagttcgcaacgagccaggcggccaaaactgctgcatataccctgactctgttgcaagagaagtgacacattttccctagttaaaataaattaatgttagcaggcaatattaactaaatatgcaggtttaaaaatatatacttgtgtattgattttaagaaaggcattgatgtttatggttaggtacacgttggagcaacgacagtcctttttcgcaaatgcgcaccgcatcgattatatgcaacacaggacacactagataaactagtactatcatcaaccatgtgtagttaactagtgattatgattgattgattgactgttttttataagataagtttaatgctagctagcaacttaccttggcttcttactgcattcgcgtaacaggcaggctcctcatggagtgcaatgtgaGGCTGGTGGTTAGAgaattggactagttaactgtagggttacaagattgaatccctgagctgacaaggtaaaaatctgtcattctttatttgtatttctattttatttatttcacctttatttaaccaggtaggctagttgagaacaatgtctcatttacaattgcgacctggccaagaaaaagcaaagcagttcgacacatacaacaacagagttacacatggagtaaaacaaacatacagtcaataatacagtagaaaaatatgtctatatacgatgtgagcaaatgaggtgagataagggagataaaggcaaaaaaaaggccatggtggcaaagtaaatacaatatagcaagtaaaacactggaatggtagatttgctgtggaagaatgtgcaaagtagaaataaaaataatggggtgcaaaggagcaaaataaataaatagagtgagggagtgtttccagtttcagagatttttgtagttcgttccaggcgcctctccttccagcagagaactggaaggagaggcgcccaaaggaagaattggttttggggatgaccagagagatatacctgctgtagagtgtgctacaggtgggtgctgctacctttacctagcagggtcttgtagatggcctggagccagtgggtttggcgacgagtatgaagtgagggccagccaacgacagcatacaggtcgcagtggtgggtaatatatggggctttagtgacaaaacagatggcactgtgatagactgcatccaatttattgagtagggtattggaggctattttataaatgacatcgccgaagtcgaggatcggtaggatggtcagttttacgagggtatgtttggcagcatgagtgaaggatgctttgttgcgaaataggaagccaattctagatttaaccttggattggagatgtgtgatgtgagtctggaaggagagtttacagtctaaccagacacctaggtatttgtagttgtccacatattctaagtcagaaccgtccagagtagtgatgctggacagtcgggcaggtgcaggcagcgatcggttgaagagcatgcatttagttttacttgtatttaagagcagttagaggccatggaaggagagttgtatggcattgaagcttgtctggagggttgttaacacagtatccaaagaagggccagaagtatacagaatggtgtcgtctgcgtagaggtggatcagagactcaccaccAGCAAGAGCTACATCATTGTTGAGAAGAGAGTCGTCccaataattgaaccctgtggcacccccatagagactgccagaggctgggacaacaggccctccgatttgacacactgaactctatcagagaagtagttggtgaaccaggcgaggcaataatttgagaaaccaaggctatcaagtctgccgatgaggatgtggtgtttgacagagtcgaaagccttggccaggttaatgaatgcggctgcacagtattgtttcttatcgatggcggtaggatagatataggtctgtagcagtttgggtctagagtgtccccccctttgaagagggggatgaccgcagctgctttccaatctttgggaatctcagacgacacgaaagagaggttgaacaggctagtactagggcttgcaacaatttcggcagatcattttagaaagagagggtccagattgtctagcccggctgatttgtaggggtccagattttgaaaCTCTTTCAGagcatcagctgactggatttgggagaacgagaaatggggaaggcttgggcgagttgctgtggggggtacagtgcagttgaccggggtaggggtagccaggtggaaagcatggccagccgtagaaaaatgcttattgacattttcaattatagtggatttatcggtggtgacagagtttccaaatcctcagtgcagtgggcagctgggaggaggtgttcttgttctccatggactttacagtgtcccagaacttttttgagtttttgttgcaggaagcaaatttctgcttgataaagctagccttggcttttctaactgcctgtgtgtattggtttctgacttccctgaaaagtatcatatcacgggggctgttcgatgctaatgcagaacgccataggatgtttttgtgttggttaagtgcagtcaggtctggagagaaccaagcgctatatctgttcctggttctaaatttcttcaatggggcatgcttatttaagatggtgaggaaggcattgtTTTAGTAACCAGGCACCCTCTACTGACGGgttgaggtcaatatccttccaggatacccgggccaggtcgattagataggcctgctcgctgaagtgtttcagggagcgtttgacagtgatgagtggaggtcgctttaccgctgacccattacggatgcaggcaatgaggcagtgattgctgagatcttggttgaaaacagcagaggtgtatttagagggcaagttggttaggatgatatctaggatgtggtctatagcaggcggcaacggtgagagacttgtttctagagagatggatttttaaaagtagaagatGAAATTGTTTGgctacagacctggatagtaggacagaactctgcaggctctctctgcagtagattgcaacactgccccctttggccgttctatcttgtctgaaaatgttgtggtcagggatggagatttcagagtttttggtggtcttcctaagccaggattcagacacggctagaacatccgggttagcagagtgtgctaaagcagtgaataaacaGTTAatccaccattcctaggccgtcattgaaaataggaatgtgttcttaactgacttgcctagttaaataaaggtgtaaataaataaatcggccagatcggtgtccaaaaataccgatttccgattgttatgaaaacttgaaatcggctctaattaatcggccattccgattaatcggtcgacctctaattgacAGTTCTACTTTCCTTACCATGGACACCCAGGGAATGGCAACATAAAAATGGAAATGTTAGTACATTGTACAGTACTGTCCATGCCTGAACAGATTATGATCCTTTGCATGTTTGCCTGAGACTAGTGTAAGTTCATGATAACACAGTGGAATGCAAATATGAAAATATTTATTGAGT
The sequence above is drawn from the Oncorhynchus gorbuscha isolate QuinsamMale2020 ecotype Even-year linkage group LG11, OgorEven_v1.0, whole genome shotgun sequence genome and encodes:
- the LOC124048836 gene encoding calsenilin-like gives rise to the protein MPHRLRFTSGFSEQKVRATRRTPQSGLLQKARNQHNINIMQADGKGVDGGLLPDANGKEPSPGGQREDRGKWQKPRITRKSLMKCCLVKWIIDSTTNTQGPDESSDCELELSTVRHQPEGLEQLQVQTQFTKKELQSLYRGFKNECPSGLVDEETFKNIYSQFFPQGDATTYAHFLFNAFDMDRNGSIRFEDFVIGLSVLLRGSETEKLRWAFNLYDINKDGYITKEEMLAIMTSIYDMMGRYTSPSVRDIDPSEHVDKFFQKMDRNRDGVVTIDEFIETCQKDENIMASMQLFENVI